A single genomic interval of Arachis duranensis cultivar V14167 chromosome 7, aradu.V14167.gnm2.J7QH, whole genome shotgun sequence harbors:
- the LOC107458510 gene encoding uncharacterized protein LOC107458510: MADKESPQLSQDDLLAQITELQAEVRRIAELSTQNNGESSKNSAQGSIDPLNIAPSKEKLTLDNPFSEEITNYQMPKNFTLPTALEPYKGFGDPRAHVKKFQSMMFFNGPKNEPVLCRAFPTYLNGAALLWFSKLPEGSISSFEDLARSFIDYFAASRIYVHGSDYLGTIKQGQHETLKDYMTRFADATMEIQDLDPAVHLHALKAGLRSGKFRETIAITKPKTLEKFRERAAGQMEIEELREAQKSDKQPHRRDEKRTFRSPGSRDIKKTSKPASKYNTYTRFNTRRENIIREILNAKIIKPPVRVGNYQDQRFADRTKHCAFHRKFGHTTDDCIVAKDLLERLARQGLLDKYIENRRGQGGNSDRGENKQATMDNNKKERTTPDPPRGIISHISGGFAGDGETSSARKRSYRMMLAIEGTIQPKKDKEPGVTISFNQADFRSASPNLDDPVVITIQVGDLLVR; this comes from the coding sequence ATGGCTGACAAGGAAAGTCCACAACTCTCACAGGATGACCTCCTGGCTCAAATCACCGAGCTTCAGGCAGAAGTACGAAGAATAGCTGAGCTGTCGACGCAGAACAATGGAGAAAGCTCCAAAAACTCAGCTCAAGGTTCTATAGACCCTTTAAACATCGCCCCGTCAAAGGAAAAGCTCACCCTCGACAACCCCTTCTCCGAGGAGATCACAAATTATCAGATGCCAAAAAACTTTACTCTCCCCACCGCATTGGAGCCATACAAAGGGTTCGGCGACCCCCGAGCCCACGTAAAGAAGTTCCAATCAATGATGTTTTTCAACGGCCCTAAAAATGAGCCCGTCCTCTGCCGAGCATTCCCTACCTACCTCAACGGTGCTGCATTACTCTGGTTCTCTAAACTTCCCGAAGGCTCAATCTCCTCCTTTGAAGATCTCGCCAGATCGTTCATTGATTACTTTGCTGCATCAAGAATCTACGTACATGGATCGGACTACCTCGGCACCATTAAGCAAGGTCAGCATGAGACCCTGAAGGACTACATGACCAGATTCGCTGACGCAACTATGGAGATCCAGGATTTAGACCCGGCCGTTCACCTGCACGCCCTCAAGGCCGGCCTCAGGTCCGGCAAATTCCGGGAGACCATTGCCATAACAAAGCCAAAGACGCTAGAAAAATTCCGAGAAAGGGCGGCAGGTCAAATGGAGATCGAAGAACTCCGAGAAGCCCAGAAATCGGACAAACAACCTCATCGGAGAGATGAAAAAAGAACTTTCAGATCCCCAGGTAGCAGAGACATTAAGAAGACTTCCAAGCCCGCATCAAAATACAATACGTACACTAGATTCAATACCAGAAGAGAAAACATCATCAGAGAAATTCTCAACGCCAAAATCATAAAGCCACCAGTGCGAGTAGGAAATTACCAGGATCAAAGGTTTGCAGATAGGACAAAGCATTGTGCTTTCCATCGAAAGTTCGGTCACACCACGGACGACTGCATAGTCGCGAAGGACCTCCTGGAAAGGCTGGCACGCCAAGGGCTCTTGGACAAATATATCGAGAATCGGAGAGGCCAAGGAGGAAACTCGGATAGGGGAGAGAACAAACAGGCAACGATGgacaacaacaaaaaagaacGGACAACCCCTGATCCACCAAGGGGAATCATTAGCCACATATCAGGAGGATTCGCAGGCGACGGAGAAACAAGCTCAGCCAGGAAGCGAAGCTACAGAATGATGCTAGCAATCGAAGGAACCATACAGCCGAAGAAGGACAAAGAACCTGGCGTCACCATATCCTTCAACCAAGCAGATTTCAGATCGGCAAGCCCTAACCTCGACGACCCGGTGGTAATTACTATCCAGGTCGGAGACCTGTTGGTAAGATAA